From Halorussus lipolyticus:
CCTACCCGGCCCAGCACTACGATTCGGTGGTCACGGGTCGCTGGTCCGAGGACGAAAAGCAGTTCGTCGCCGAGGTTCTGCGGCGCTACCTCGAACGCAACGACTACCCCCGCGTCATCGCCCACGTCCCGCCGGAGGGCTACCGAGAGGTCTGCGAGCGCGTCGAATCGGAACTCGGCATGGACTTCGAGTACACCGTCGAAGACCACCCGACCACCACCGAGTCGCTGGGCAACCTGATGCGAACTCTCGACGGCGAACTCAAGTACGGCAAGCGCGAGCGCCAGCACAACACGGTCCGGGCCATCGCCGACTACCAACTCGGCGACGGGGCCGGAGACGACCTGTTCGACAGCATCCAGACCGAGGCCCGGTACCCCAAACTCCGGGTCCACGACGACGACGGCGAGCAACTCTCTGCGATGGTGCCCCAGTACGGCGTCCTCTCGTTCACCCTCGCCGGTGCCCGCCAGTGGGTCGAATCTGACGCACCGACCAAGCGCGTCGAAATCGACGCCTTCGCTCCTCACGGGAGCGTCCTCGCGCCGGGCGTCGTGGACGCGGACGACGACATCCGGGTCGGCGACGAGGTGGTTATCGAGGGACCGAAGGCCTTCGCCGTCGGCCGCGCCGAGATGTCCGGGCCGGAGATGGCCGAGAGTACCCGGGGTATCGCCAGCACGGTCCGGCACGTCCAGGAGAAATAGGTAACAACGTTATTGTATTACTTTCGTTCATGGGAGTAGTTTCGTCACTTTCGTTCGAACTGAGCGAAGAGATAGACGAGTCAGGGAAGACCCATCCACTCGGTGAACTCTCGGTCACGCTCGATACGACTCCGGTTCCTGATTTTCCGGGAACGATATCATTCACTCGTAGTGTCTTTTCTTTCGAGTGGTGTTTCACGCCAGCGTTGCGGTCGATACCGACGTTCTTGGCGGGGCAACCAGTAAGGATATTCACCTTCGAGTACGACGAATGGTGGGCGCTACCACGAGACGAAGACACCGTGTATTTCGTCTGGAAAACAGGGAATGGAACTCCAGATGAACGCCCGCCGACGCCGATCAAGAAATCTGCACTTGCATGGGCGCTCGTGACGTACTGCCGCAAGACCACGCACTTCGACGCAGAGGGGGAGCGTGAACGGGCGGCCCTATCAATCGCCCGAAAAGCGATTGCGATCTACGAGTCCTCGTCTTCCGTTGCTCTCGATGATTATCGAGAGTTACGGGCTTTCGAATGGCTCCTGTGTGATTGGTGCCTCTCGAAATTTCCCCGATCACAGCCCCAACTCTACGACTCCGATACGCTTGAAACAGTCCTTTCGTGGGTTCGCGAGAGCGAAGACGACGAGCTCGCCGTAGCTGCTTACGAGACGCTGTTCGGAGAAACAGAACTTCGGGAAGAGACACTCAACCGAATGATAGAAAAGCCTGATTCGAGACTTCTCGATACGGGGATAACCGGTTGGGAGTTCCGGGATGACCTCGCGGCCAAATGGGTGACCTTGCTTCGCAATATTGTTGAGGAAGCCGACGAGCTTCCAGTTCCAGAGGGTGAGGCAGTTGATTCGATTACGGTTGGCCTGTACGCGCACAACGACCGGCGAGTGCGCCGGCGAGCGGCCGAGTTACTTGGTGAGATCGGGGGACCGCGGGCGACGGAGAAACTAAAAAAGCTCGCTACCGGAGACGACGAAACTGTGAGTCAGACCGCACGCGGCCTCTTGGAGAGTGAGTGCGAATGACGGAGAAGCGTTGGGTCCCGGAACTTGACGAACCACCGTCCGAATCCGCCTATCCCGACTCGATGTGTGAACTTACCGTTGAGAGTGACGGCGAAGCGGAGACGGACCGATACTATTTTTCTACGACCGACGGGACGCCGGTCTCTTCGCTCGCCGTCGAATGGACTGACGAGGAACGACACCGGACCGACGCCGCCATTGCAATCGTTCCTCTCCTCGCGGGACGTACTCAAGATTGGCTTGACCACGCAGTCCTCCTCGGCGAGTATGCAACGTGGTCTACGTTCGCGTATCATCTCGAAAGCGGTATCGGAGTTACTGCGTACGACGATAGCGAGAACGCAGTTCGACCGCTTGGAATCGTCAGGCCACTTCCGCTCGCAGAGACGCTCCGGTCCTATGCGAGTACTCGGAATCCCGAGACCGACTTCAGTCACCTCTTCGACCGGTATCTGGAGGATGCAGAGAGAGCAATCGAGTTCTACCGAATGGCCGGCGACCTGGACTCATTCCGCTTCAAGCGGTCCGAGGACGCCATTGATGCGTACCTGTTCAGTTACCAGTCGGTCCCAGACGACCCGCGGACGTCGGCGGTCGTCCGAGATAGGGAGTGTCTCGCTCCGAGAATTGAAGCTCTATTCGATAGCGAGGACGAACTCGCCCGAAAGCGATTCATCGACCTTCTCTACTACCACGAGAATCCGTGGATAAGGCGAAAAACACGGACGATACTCGCAGAGACACCCGACGAGCGGGCAACCGACGCGCTCTGGTTACGCGTTCACGACGCAGAACCGTGTCAAGATGAGGAAATTATCGACATCCTTCGCCTGCTGTCGAAACTGGTCGGTGAGGCCGGGGCCGACCAGCTTGCCCGAA
This genomic window contains:
- a CDS encoding HEAT repeat domain-containing protein; the encoded protein is MGVVSSLSFELSEEIDESGKTHPLGELSVTLDTTPVPDFPGTISFTRSVFSFEWCFTPALRSIPTFLAGQPVRIFTFEYDEWWALPRDEDTVYFVWKTGNGTPDERPPTPIKKSALAWALVTYCRKTTHFDAEGERERAALSIARKAIAIYESSSSVALDDYRELRAFEWLLCDWCLSKFPRSQPQLYDSDTLETVLSWVRESEDDELAVAAYETLFGETELREETLNRMIEKPDSRLLDTGITGWEFRDDLAAKWVTLLRNIVEEADELPVPEGEAVDSITVGLYAHNDRRVRRRAAELLGEIGGPRATEKLKKLATGDDETVSQTARGLLESECE